A window of Zingiber officinale cultivar Zhangliang chromosome 5A, Zo_v1.1, whole genome shotgun sequence contains these coding sequences:
- the LOC121982113 gene encoding nitrate regulatory gene2 protein-like, producing the protein MGCAQSRIENEEAVVRCKERRQWMKSAVSARNAFAAAHSAYAVQLKNVGAALGELGQGESYEPNRPSSSSSAAAESSASVAPIQPPTDAFLPPPPPPTEFSAVPIQRSRSMPDLPNKLPSKIKPEASIREDDDEGEEEAEADDEEEEEEEEEERGTRLKRRHRTARATAGFASPSPPPPVPSPPPPYSTPPSLPTDSNPNGMENKWDYWLPMDHTMLPPSLDPLDAIRSERADAPDEKLNTPSPAPRTANHHDDEPLTPEKDVIEPPLPPKVPKKLKQGRNVHHQHAQSASTLDAKRGEIILATRPSVSLSKVLLELDDHFLKASESTHDVLKMLEATRMHYHSNFADSRGHIDHSARVMRVITWNRSFKGVSGTEGKKDDFDDDDDKWETHATVLDKILAWEKKLYDEVKAGELMKIEYQWKAALLQRQNNRGASTETLERTKAVVSHLQTRLIVDMQSVDSTVFEIERLRDKQLYPKLVDLVDGMAKMWQVMHKHHSDQLKIVNALDISNAPKETSEVQYKRTLQLFRIVKAWHTHFCGLVSYQKEYVTVLNSWLKLSVIPIETGLKDKEKVSSSHRPPIQPFVHTWHDHLQKIPHEPAANAIQSFSAVIDSIRTLQDEEIKQKEKWEEMHREYLRKNRAFEDWYHKHEHKMMKSTVGAPESAEGTTEKDQMEERRSYVQSLKTTLEGEVEAHRRLLKQVREKTATSLKTHLPELFRAMSEFADYCTRMYTSLKLIADQSQQHTHSPA; encoded by the exons ATGGGATGCGCGCAGTCCCGGATCGAAAACGAGGAGGCGGTGGTGCGATGCAAGGAGCGCCGACAGTGGATGAAGTCGGCGGTGTCCGCCCGCAACGCCTTCGCCGCCGCCCATTCCGCCTACGCCGTCCAGCTCAAGaacgtcggcgcggctctcggcGAGTTGGGACAGGGAGAGTCCTACGAACCTAACCgaccttcctcctcttcctccgctGCTGCCGAATCTTCCGCCTCCGTCGCCCCGATCCAGCCGCCCACCGATGCCTTCTTACCGCCGCCTCCGCCGCCGACAGAGTTTTCCGCAGTCCCTATCCAGCGCTCCAGAAGCATGCCCGACCTTCCTAATAAGCTCCCTTCGAAGATCAAGCCGGAAGCCTCCATCCGCGAGGACGATGACGAGGGGGAAGAGGAGGCCGAGGCCgacgatgaggaggaggaggaggaggaagaagaagagcgtGGGACTCGCCTCAAAAGGCGTCATCGGACCGCCAGAGCTACCGCGGGATTCGCATCGCCCTCTCCTCCCCCTCCCGTTCCCTCGCCGCCTCCCCCTTATTCCACGCCCCCTTCGCTGCCGACGGATTCAAATCCGAATGGCATGGAAAACAAGTGGGATTATTGGTTGCCCATGGACCATACCATGTTGCCGCCGTCGCTAGACCCGCTTGATGCGATCCGTTCTGAAAGAGCGGATGCTCCAGATGAGAAGCTTAACACACCATCTCCAGCGCCCCGCACTGCGAATCACCATGATGATGAGCCTCTGACGCCAGAGAAGGATGTCATCGAGCCTCCGCTGCCACCAAAGGTGCCAAAGAAACTGAAGCAGGGGCGAAACGTGCACCATCAGCACGCTCAATCTGCATCAACTCTGGATGCCAAGAGGGGGGAGATAATACTGGCAACTCGCCCAAGTGTTAGTCTCTCAAAGGTTCTTTTGGAACTCGATGACCATTTTCTTAAAGCATCGGAGAGTACGCACGATGTGTTAAAGATGCTCGAGGCGACTAGAATGCATTACCACTCTAATTTTGCAGATAGCAGAG GTCACATAGATCATTCTGCCAGGGTCATGCGTGTTATTACTTGGAATAGATCGTTTAAAGGTGTTTCCGGGACAGAAGGCAAGAAGGATgattttgatgatgatgatgataaatgGGAGACTCATGCAACTGTGTTGGATAAGATCCTGGCATGGGAGAAAAAGTTATATGATGAAGTGAAG GCAGGTGAGCTTATGAAAATTGAGTATCAGTGGAAGGCTGCTTTACTTCAAAGGCAAAATAATCGTGGCGCCAGTACTGAAACACTGGAAAGAACTAAAGCAGTAGTTAGCCATTTACAAACTAGGCTCATTGTTGACATGCAGTCGGTGGATTCAACTGTGTTTGAAATTGAGCGTTTACGTGATAAACAGCTTTACCCAAAACTTGTGGATCTTGTTGATGG GATGGCTAAGATGTGGCAGGTCATGCACAAGCATCACAGTGATCAGCTAAAGATAGTTAATGCCCTTGACATTTCGAATGCTCCCAAGGAAACAAGTGAAGTACAATATAAGCGCACATTACAACTGTTCAGAATCGTCAAAGCATGGCATACGCACTTCTGCGGACTTGTTAGTTATCAAAAAGAGTATGTGACCGTTCTTAATAGTTGGTTGAAGTTGAGCGTCATCCCAATTGAAACTGGCTTGAAAGACAAAGAGAAAGTATCATCTTCGCATCGACCACCGATCCAACCTTTCGTGCATACATGGCATGATCATCTGCAAAAAATCCCGCATGAGCCTGCAGCCAATGCTATCCAAAGCTTTTCGGCTGTCATAGATTCAATCCGGACCCTCCAAGATGAGGAGATAAAGCAGAAAGAAAAATGGGAGGAGATGCACAGGGAGTATTTGCGAAAGAATCGAGCTTTTGAAGACTGGTACCACAAGCATGAACATAAGATGATGAAATCAACAGTAGGTGCACCTGAGAGTGCGGAAGGGACAACCGAGAAGGACCAGATGGAGGAAAGAAGGTCCTATGTTCAGTCTCTCAAAACTACACTGGAAGGAGAAGTTGAAGCCCACCGGAGGTTGCTGAAGCAGGTGAGGGAGAAGACTGCCACTAGTCTCAAGACGCACTTGCCTGAACTTTTTCGAGCTATGTCAGAGTTTGCTGATTACTGTACCAGGATGTATACTAGTTTGAAGTTGATCGCCGATCAGAGTCAACAACACACTCACTCACCAGCTTGA
- the LOC121982114 gene encoding 50S ribosomal protein L3, chloroplastic-like: MALSVTCSGVRCSSFASARTGKPVLSLLPGPAPLSPRFPFHSFPRSFSTGNLPHRGPRGVTVMSMEAGIGVMGTKLGMMTYFEPDGTVVPVTVVGFREGNIVTQVKSAATDGYDAVQVGYRRVRDRKLTKPEMGHLEKAGAIPMRHLQEFRLQSVDGFEPGQRLVIEDIFKEGDLVDVSGNSIGKGFQGGIKRHNFRRGPMTHGSKSHRALGSIGAGTTPGRVYKGKKMPGRMGGNKNKIRKLKVVKIDSELRAVMIKGAVPGKPGNLLRITPAKIVGLNIPKS, encoded by the exons ATGGCGCTGTCGGTGACGTGCAGCGGCGTCCGCTGCTCTTCCTTCGCCTCCGCTCGCACCGGGAAACCCGTATTATCCCTTCTACCCGGTCCTGCCCCCCTCTCCCCCCGCTTCCCCTTCCATTCCTTTCCCCGCTCTTTTTCCACCGGAAACCTACCCCACCGCGGCCCTCGAGGAGTGACGGTCATGAGCATGGAGGCAGGCATCGGCGTCATGGGAACAAAGCTCGGCATGATGACGTACTTCGAACCTGATGGTACTGTCGTCCCCGTAACCGTCGTCGGCTTCCGCGAGGGCAACATCGTCACCCAGGTGAAGAGCGCTGCAACCGACGGGTACGATGCCGTACAGGTGGGGTACCGCCGCGTCCGCGACCGGAAGCTCACTAAGCCCGAGATGGGCCACCTTGAGAAGGCCGGCGCCATCCCTATGCGCCATCTCCAGGAGTTCCGCCTCCAGTCCGTCGATGGATTCGAGCCCGGCCAGAGGCTCGTCATCGAGGATATATTCAAGGAGGGAGACCTCGTTGATGTCTCCGGCAACTCTATCGGCAAGGGTTTCCAAG GTGGAATCAAAAGGCACAACTTCCGTCGTGGGCCAATGACCCATGGCTCCAAAAGTCACAGAGCCTTGGGTTCAATTGGTGCCGGTACTACTCCTGGTCGTGTATACAAGGGAAAGAAGATGCCTGGTCGAATGGGAGGAAACAAAAACAAGATCAGAAAACTGAAGGTCGTCAAAATTGACAGTGAACTGCGAGCAGTCATGATTAAAGGAGCTGTTCCTGGTAAGCCTGGCAATCTTCTTCGAATAACACCTGCCAAAATCGTTGGGCTAAATATACCCAAAAGTTAG
- the LOC121983317 gene encoding TPR repeat-containing thioredoxin TTL1-like, which produces MMEEEHGKKVSGCGLSVLYNSFFRRGTADPNLSPLQSSSAPQSTRASPVDPKRRRSTFDEEFMLESTNAPNVRATPAPSMPKAAASGGGYVKASGRPAPGGRKPGPLGLSGELDSLIHDHQRSKGSSTLVRASSGNVMVFGNLGNIRAPGATTPNRNVLDYLPKTSKEKDGEKEATRDRPRPNAGSMAPPSTNEEDEEEEDPQPPEVLCRALSKRLEPEELKEMGNEEYKNGRYAEAVALYDRAIVMDPHKASYWCNKAAALMAMGQLLKAVAECKEAVRIDPSYGRAHRRLATLYLRLGEAEKAIHHFKLAKREANSQDMAQAYRLQGHLSQSVEARKKRDWHSMLKEARAAVASGADADPQILGANVEALLALGKQEEAESTLDSAVKFDIDASAKFFGPSRTAYLLSVRAQVQMAAGRFDEAVAIAQKAAQLDPSSREGNAIARKTRAVASARSAGNDLFKASKVNEASVAYSEGLDHDPQNAILLCNRAACRVKLGQWEKAIEDCNAALIMRPSYAKARLRRADCNAKLERWEASVQDYEALVQQLPGDEEVGKALVEAQQQLKKPKGQDHNKFANNFTNVTSKDQFKQLITAPGEFLPSFKIIFFAFFF; this is translated from the exons ATGATGGAGGAGGAGCACGGGAAGAAGGTCTCCGGGTGCGGCCTTTCCGTCCTCTATAACAGCTTCTTCCGCCGCGGGACAGCGGACCCGAATTTGAGCCCCCTGCAGTCGTCGTCGGCCCCTCAGAGCACCAGGGCCTCCCCGGTCGACCCCAAGCGGCGCCGCTCCACGTTTGATGAGGAATTCATGTTGGAGTCGACCAACGCACCCAATGTCCGTGCCACGCCGGCTCCTTCCATGCCCAAGGCCGCCGCCTCCGGCGGTGGCTACGTCAAGGCCTCCGGCCGCCCGGCGCCGGGCGGCAGAAAACCTGGTCCACTGGGCTTGTCTGGGGAACTCGACAGCTTGATCCACGACCATCAGCGGAGCAAAGGAAGCAGCACCCTCGTCCGCGCCTCCTCCGGCAACGTCATGGTCTTCGGCAACCTCGGCAACATACGCGCCCCCGGCGCCACCACGCCCAACCGCAACGTCCTCGACTATTTGCCGAAGACGTCTAAGGAGAAGGACGGGGAGAAGGAGGCTACTAGGGACAGGCCCCGGCCCAACGCCGGCTCCATGGCCCCTCCAAGCACCaacgaggaagatgaagaggaagaggaTCCTCAACCGCCCGAGGTGCTCTGCCGCGCTCTGTCCAAGAGGCTGGAACCGGAGGAGCTGAAGGAGATGGGCAACGAGGAGTACAAGAACGGGAGGTACGCGGAGGCAGTGGCGCTGTACGACCGCGCCATCGTGATGGACCCTCACAAGGCGTCGTACTGGTGCAACAAGGCGGCGGCGCTGATGGCCATGGGGCAGCTCCTCAAGGCCGTCGCGGAATGCAAGGAGGCGGTGAGAATAGACCCGTCTTATGGCCGGGCGCACCGCCGTTTGGCCACCTTGTACCTCAG ATTAGGGGAAGCCGAGAAGGCGATCCATCACTTCAAATTGGCAAAAAGAGAGGCGAATTCCCAGGACATGGCGCAAGCCTATCGACTGCAAGGCCATCTCTCCCAGAGCGTAGAAGCGCGCAAGAAAAGAGACTGGCACTCGATGCTGAAGGAAGCGCGAGCGGCTGTGGCTTCTGGTGCTGACGCAGATCCGCAG ATCTTGGGTGCCAACGTGGAGGCTCTGCTTGCACTCGGCAAGCAGGAAGAGGCAGAGAGCACGCTAGATTCTGCGGTCAAGTTCGACATCGATGCCTCTGCCAAGTTCTTTGGTCCTTCCAGAACCGCTTACCTGCTGTCAGTGAGAGCACAAGTTCAAATGGCTGCTGGCAG GTTCGACGAGGCGGTTGCGATAGCCCAGAAAGCTGCGCAGCTCGACCCGAGCAGTAGGGAAGGCAACGCCATAGCGCGCAAGACGAGGGCAGTAGCGTCTGCTCGTTCGGCAGGCAACGATCTCTTCAAGGCATCGAAGGTTAACGAAGCTTCTGTGGCCTACAGCGAAGGCCTTGATCATGACCCCCAGAATGCAATTCTACTCTGTAACCGAGCGGCGTGCCGAGTGAAGCTTGGCCAGTGGGAGAAGGCCATCGAAGACTGCAatgcagcactaatcatgcgccCTTCCTACGCCAAAGCTCGTCTTAGACGAGCTGACTGCAATGCCAAG CTTGAGAGATGGGAAGCATCGGTGCAAGATTATGAAGCTTTGGTTCAACAGCTTCCAGGAGATGAGGAGGTGGGCAAGGCCTTGGTCGAGGCACAACAGCAGCTCAAGAAACCGAAAGGCCAAGATCATAATAAATTTGCCAACAATTTTACCAATGTCACGAGCAAAGATCAATTCAAACAGCTCATTACTGCACCAGGCGAGTTTCTCCcttcattcaaaataattttttttgcctTTTTCTTTTAG